The Salmonella enterica subsp. houtenae serovar Houten genome has a segment encoding these proteins:
- the glmS_1 gene encoding membrane protein, translating to MQVEDYMNETPLRLLEMLTQTREDLWRAAQALTERGVTRIILTGSGTSYHGALTARAFMQRWCALPVDVCWPFMLDDETLARSGKALVVGISQGGGSLSTLAAMERARDVGHVTASMAGVTPATIDRAADYILTVPCGEETAGAKTKGYHCTVLNLMLLALAVAGRQQRLDGEQRRSLLLRMEKTFNHLPALITASQAWTQTNALALRDSADIRLTGPATLFGTVQEGALKMLETLRCPVSGYEFEEFIHGIYNAFNAQSALIMLDPQPDARQDRLAQILGDWTPSIYRIGPQVENNGLNLNFPFINDEDFAVFEYIIPLQMLCAILPPQKGINPAIPKDPQFHQKMKSKQEI from the coding sequence ATGCAAGTAGAAGACTATATGAACGAGACGCCCCTTCGCCTGCTGGAGATGCTGACGCAGACGCGGGAAGATCTCTGGCGCGCGGCGCAGGCGCTAACGGAACGCGGCGTCACCCGCATTATTCTGACAGGCTCCGGCACGTCATACCACGGCGCGCTGACCGCTCGCGCGTTTATGCAGCGCTGGTGTGCATTGCCGGTGGATGTCTGCTGGCCGTTTATGCTTGACGATGAGACGCTTGCCCGCAGCGGCAAGGCGCTGGTTGTCGGCATCTCCCAGGGCGGCGGCAGCCTCTCAACGCTGGCGGCGATGGAGCGCGCCCGCGATGTCGGTCATGTCACCGCCTCAATGGCTGGCGTGACGCCTGCAACTATCGACCGGGCGGCGGATTATATCCTTACCGTTCCCTGCGGCGAAGAAACCGCTGGCGCGAAAACAAAAGGCTATCACTGCACAGTGCTCAATTTAATGCTGCTGGCGCTCGCCGTCGCCGGGCGGCAACAGCGGCTGGACGGCGAACAGCGACGGTCACTGCTGCTGCGGATGGAAAAGACCTTTAACCACCTGCCCGCGCTGATTACCGCCTCGCAGGCGTGGACGCAAACCAATGCGCTGGCGCTGCGCGATAGCGCAGATATTCGTCTGACCGGCCCGGCAACGCTGTTCGGTACGGTGCAGGAGGGAGCGCTCAAAATGCTGGAGACGTTGCGCTGCCCAGTATCGGGCTACGAATTTGAGGAGTTTATTCACGGTATTTACAATGCCTTTAATGCGCAATCCGCACTCATTATGCTCGACCCGCAGCCTGACGCGCGTCAGGATCGGCTGGCGCAAATACTCGGTGACTGGACGCCGTCTATTTACCGCATCGGCCCGCAGGTAGAAAATAATGGTCTGAATCTGAATTTCCCGTTTATCAATGATGAGGACTTCGCCGTCTTTGAATATATCATTCCGCTACAAATGCTATGTGCGATATTACCCCCGCAAAAAGGCATTAATCCAGCGATACCCAAAGACCCGCAATTTCATCAGAAAATGAAAAGTAAGCAAGAAATTTAA
- the frlB_1 gene encoding Sugar isomerase codes for MSVAHENARRIISDILGKQNIEHVWFVGCGGSLTGFWPGKYFLNCEASKLAVGYITSNEFVHATPKALGKNSVVILASQQGNTAETVAAARVAREKGAATIGLVYQPNTPLCAHSDYVIEYQWARYPETVDPVQQKAAYSLWLALEILAQTEGYAKYHELVSAFGRFSDVVHRAQRQAQEDAQRFAAEWKDEKVIYMMGSGPSFGAAHQESICILLEMQWINSASIHSGEYFHGPFEITEPGTPFILLQSRGRTRPLDDRAIRFIERYQGKLQLIDADKLGIQDLPTDVGEYFCGLLHNCVLDVYNLALATARNHPLTTRRYMWKVEY; via the coding sequence ATGTCTGTTGCTCATGAAAACGCCCGCCGTATTATTAGTGATATTTTAGGTAAACAAAACATTGAACACGTCTGGTTTGTCGGCTGCGGCGGTTCATTAACTGGCTTCTGGCCAGGAAAATACTTTCTGAACTGTGAAGCATCAAAACTGGCTGTCGGTTATATCACCAGTAATGAATTTGTCCACGCCACGCCAAAAGCGTTAGGAAAAAATAGCGTCGTTATTCTCGCATCGCAGCAGGGCAATACCGCGGAAACCGTCGCAGCCGCCCGCGTGGCGCGTGAAAAAGGGGCGGCGACCATCGGTCTGGTTTACCAACCTAACACGCCGTTGTGCGCGCACAGCGATTACGTCATTGAATATCAGTGGGCACGTTATCCGGAAACGGTCGACCCTGTGCAGCAAAAAGCCGCATACAGCCTGTGGCTGGCGCTGGAAATTCTCGCCCAAACAGAGGGCTATGCGAAATACCATGAGTTAGTCAGCGCGTTTGGGCGCTTTAGCGACGTTGTTCACAGAGCCCAGCGGCAAGCACAAGAAGACGCTCAGCGTTTCGCCGCCGAATGGAAAGATGAGAAAGTCATCTATATGATGGGCAGCGGCCCCTCTTTCGGTGCTGCACATCAGGAGTCTATCTGTATTCTGCTGGAAATGCAGTGGATCAACTCCGCCAGCATACATAGCGGAGAGTATTTCCACGGACCGTTCGAAATCACCGAGCCGGGCACACCGTTTATTTTGCTGCAAAGCCGTGGTCGCACTCGCCCACTGGACGATCGCGCGATTCGCTTTATTGAACGCTACCAGGGAAAATTGCAGTTGATCGATGCGGATAAACTCGGTATTCAGGATCTGCCCACCGACGTTGGCGAATACTTCTGCGGCCTGCTGCACAACTGTGTGCTGGACGTTTATAACCTCGCTCTGGCGACAGCCCGTAACCATCCACTGACCACCCGCCGGTATATGTGGAAAGTTGAATATTAA
- the luxO gene encoding sigma-54 dependent transcriptional regulator: MNKESIFRQLELRLAGCSLTADALGGFSAMAIADSLRQKRSIISHHLNNLHREQRVVKVNSRPVLFLPVEALRRHHRLAVRQGDYASIQALCAERQDSLELLIGAQGSLQESLRQCKAAISYPGAGLPLLLRGPTGTGKSFLARQLWQYAIEQGILPPEAPFTVFNCAEYANNPELLTSKLFGHAKGAFTGADRAISGLIETSNGGVLFIDEVHRLPPEGQEKLFHFMDNGTWRRLGESSAERNATVRLIFASTEDLEKHFLATFIRRIPVIVKILPIAERGQYERLAFIHHFFRREAQRLHHDLSLDSEIISQLMQETLEGNVGGLENLIRNICASAWTFGQRDDGVLKVKAGQLPDRLLMEVPFTVPLAAERVMIYREGGVFPLVSGQHQEYLRLMENICGLCEELTQENITARTFDKLVYQNLTLYLDALMNKESPRVRQDKRLRFIEDVGKAIAAHYDLELNAEFAYLTGRYLTSLPLTPVEASVRHVMLRWLEEAPGLAQRVAQKLLDVVNNKYDLLIDTLDRLVVAAIVSNAIDATSGGKVKALIIAHGYSTASSIAGVANRLIGEKIYHAMDMPMEVAFSDVSRAIVDYLQHTDTRAGVMVLIDMGYTKEIAEALLSVIHGPLVVVDNVTTRLALNVASEIALQKNIEQIAEEIVPLNQSRWDVFWPAQKKARALLVTCITGIGTAFKFKNLMEKSQLTDFDINIIACEYTRLKNSRMAAPLLNQYEVIAVVGTIDPQLAGTPWVGIEELLGEQGFAHLSQLLSGYLNDKQIALINKNMVREFSLHNVVNSLTILNASKTMGHIETIIAEWQNTLGFSFNNNLIISLYVHLSCMIERLVMRNEITHYKNLTEFNEQHGDFIAMVNHSFQRLKILYSVALPVAEIGYIHDIFELRIEDFRW, translated from the coding sequence ATGAATAAAGAATCCATATTTCGTCAGTTGGAGCTACGGCTGGCCGGATGTTCACTAACAGCCGACGCGTTAGGTGGGTTTAGCGCAATGGCGATAGCCGACAGTCTCAGGCAAAAACGCAGCATTATTAGTCACCATCTTAATAACTTGCATCGTGAGCAGCGGGTGGTCAAAGTGAATAGCCGTCCGGTGCTGTTCCTGCCCGTCGAGGCGCTACGTCGTCACCACCGACTGGCGGTTCGACAGGGGGATTACGCGTCCATCCAGGCGCTGTGCGCGGAGCGGCAGGATAGTCTGGAGCTGCTCATTGGCGCGCAGGGCAGCTTGCAGGAATCCCTGCGTCAGTGTAAGGCGGCGATCAGTTATCCCGGCGCGGGCTTGCCTTTGCTGCTGCGCGGCCCGACGGGGACAGGAAAAAGTTTTTTGGCGCGTCAGCTTTGGCAGTACGCCATCGAGCAGGGCATTTTGCCCCCGGAGGCGCCCTTTACCGTGTTTAACTGTGCTGAGTATGCTAATAACCCGGAATTGCTGACGTCAAAATTGTTTGGTCATGCCAAAGGTGCGTTTACTGGCGCAGACAGAGCGATATCCGGGTTAATTGAGACCAGTAATGGCGGCGTATTGTTTATCGATGAAGTGCACCGTTTACCGCCGGAAGGGCAGGAAAAGCTGTTCCATTTTATGGATAACGGTACCTGGCGTCGCTTAGGCGAAAGCAGCGCTGAACGCAACGCCACGGTACGCCTGATATTCGCCTCTACCGAAGATCTGGAAAAGCACTTTCTGGCGACATTTATTCGCCGGATACCGGTCATTGTCAAAATTCTACCCATCGCGGAGCGCGGACAGTATGAGCGGCTGGCGTTTATTCACCATTTTTTCCGTCGCGAGGCGCAGCGTCTTCATCACGATTTGTCGCTGGATAGTGAAATTATCAGCCAACTGATGCAGGAGACGCTGGAAGGGAATGTCGGCGGCCTGGAAAATCTCATTCGCAATATTTGCGCTAGCGCCTGGACTTTCGGCCAGCGTGACGATGGGGTACTGAAGGTAAAAGCCGGGCAACTGCCGGATCGTCTGCTGATGGAGGTGCCCTTTACCGTTCCGCTGGCGGCGGAACGCGTCATGATTTATCGCGAAGGTGGCGTTTTTCCGCTGGTTTCCGGTCAGCATCAGGAATATTTACGGTTGATGGAAAATATTTGCGGCCTGTGCGAAGAGCTGACGCAGGAGAATATTACCGCGCGGACGTTTGATAAGCTGGTCTATCAGAACCTTACGTTATATCTCGATGCGTTAATGAATAAAGAGAGCCCTCGCGTTCGTCAGGACAAGCGGCTGCGTTTTATTGAAGATGTCGGGAAAGCGATTGCCGCACATTACGATCTTGAACTGAATGCGGAATTCGCTTATCTCACCGGACGTTACCTTACCAGCCTGCCGTTAACGCCAGTGGAGGCATCGGTTCGCCATGTGATGCTGCGCTGGCTGGAGGAGGCGCCGGGGCTGGCGCAGCGTGTGGCGCAAAAACTGCTGGACGTGGTAAATAATAAATACGATTTGTTGATCGACACGCTCGACAGACTGGTCGTGGCGGCCATCGTCAGTAATGCCATTGACGCCACCAGCGGCGGTAAGGTAAAAGCGTTGATCATCGCACATGGTTATTCGACCGCCAGCAGCATTGCAGGCGTGGCGAACCGTCTGATTGGCGAAAAGATTTATCATGCGATGGATATGCCGATGGAGGTCGCGTTTAGCGATGTCAGCCGGGCCATTGTCGATTATCTCCAGCATACTGATACCCGTGCAGGCGTCATGGTGTTGATCGATATGGGATACACCAAAGAGATCGCCGAGGCGCTTTTGAGCGTAATTCATGGTCCGCTAGTGGTGGTCGATAACGTTACGACGCGTCTGGCGCTGAACGTCGCCAGCGAGATCGCGCTGCAAAAAAACATCGAGCAGATCGCTGAAGAGATCGTCCCGCTGAATCAGTCGCGCTGGGATGTCTTCTGGCCCGCGCAGAAAAAAGCGCGCGCGTTGCTGGTGACCTGTATTACCGGCATCGGGACGGCGTTTAAATTTAAAAATTTGATGGAAAAAAGTCAGTTGACCGACTTTGATATTAATATTATCGCCTGTGAATATACCCGCCTGAAAAACAGCCGGATGGCGGCCCCGTTGCTGAATCAGTATGAAGTGATTGCGGTTGTCGGCACCATTGACCCGCAACTGGCGGGCACTCCCTGGGTAGGTATTGAAGAGCTGTTGGGCGAGCAGGGATTCGCGCATTTAAGTCAGTTATTAAGCGGTTATCTTAACGATAAACAAATTGCGTTAATTAATAAAAATATGGTCCGCGAATTTTCGTTGCATAATGTGGTTAATTCGCTGACCATTCTTAATGCCAGTAAGACGATGGGGCATATCGAAACAATTATTGCCGAATGGCAAAATACGTTGGGTTTCAGTTTTAATAATAATTTGATTATTAGTTTATATGTTCATTTGAGCTGCATGATTGAACGACTGGTCATGCGCAATGAAATTACCCACTATAAAAACCTGACGGAATTTAACGAGCAACATGGCGATTTTATTGCGATGGTAAATCATTCGTTTCAGCGGTTGAAAATTCTTTATAGCGTGGCGCTACCGGTAGCGGAAATTGGCTATATCCACGATATTTTCGAATTACGGATAGAGGATTTTCGCTGGTAG
- the apeE gene encoding outer membrane esterase yields MTRKRTLVKHHILSLALTTPLSVYAFDSLTVFGDSLSDTGNNGRWTWDSGQNKLYDEQLADRYGLTLRPSSKGGSNYAAGGATATPKLNPQDNTADQVRQWLAKTGGKADRNGLYIHWVGGNDLAAAMTQPTMARQIAGNSATNAAAQVGLLLDAGAGLVVVPNVPDISATPMLLEAVITAGLGAAAPPALKAALDALAAGQTPDPASRQQAIRKALLAAAATVSRDPFIQQLIVKQLLAGYEAAAAQASALTDYYNQTEEKGLAQHGGNIARADINGLFKEILANPQAFGLTNTVGMACPPGVSASACSSTMPGFNASQDYLFADHLHPGPQVHTIIAQYIQSIIAAPVQATYLNQSVQSMAQGSRTTLDSRYQQLRQGENPVGSLGMFGGYSGGYQRYDNNEAEGHGNHNTLTVGVDYQLNEQVLLGGLIAGSLDKQRPDDHYRYDARGFQAAVFSHLRAGQAWLDGDLHYLSAKFSNIQRSITLGMLRRVEEGETNGRLWGARLTSGYDFVVMPWLTTGPMLQYAWDYSHVNGYSEKLNTSTSMRFGDQNAHSQVGSAGWRLDLRDSVIHSWAQINYRRQFGDDTYVANGGLKSTVLTFSRTGKAQDKNWVDIAIGADFPLSATVSAFAGLAQTAGLSDGNQTRYNVGVSARF; encoded by the coding sequence ATGACCCGAAAGCGTACCCTGGTAAAACACCACATACTCTCGCTGGCGCTGACCACGCCATTATCTGTCTATGCATTTGACTCACTCACGGTATTTGGCGATAGCCTTAGCGATACCGGGAATAATGGTCGCTGGACCTGGGATAGTGGTCAAAATAAGCTCTACGACGAGCAGTTAGCCGACCGATATGGGCTGACGTTACGCCCTTCCAGCAAAGGCGGTTCTAATTATGCTGCCGGTGGCGCGACGGCGACGCCGAAATTAAATCCCCAGGATAATACGGCGGATCAGGTTCGGCAGTGGCTTGCCAAAACGGGAGGAAAAGCCGATCGCAACGGTTTGTATATTCATTGGGTCGGCGGAAACGATCTGGCGGCGGCCATGACGCAACCTACCATGGCGCGGCAAATAGCCGGTAATAGCGCCACTAACGCGGCGGCGCAGGTAGGGCTGTTACTGGATGCCGGCGCCGGGCTGGTCGTGGTGCCAAACGTACCGGACATTAGTGCGACGCCAATGCTTCTGGAGGCGGTAATCACCGCCGGGCTGGGCGCAGCGGCGCCCCCGGCGCTAAAGGCGGCGTTAGACGCGCTGGCGGCGGGACAGACGCCCGATCCCGCCAGCCGGCAACAGGCGATCCGCAAGGCGTTGCTGGCGGCGGCTGCCACGGTAAGCCGTGACCCGTTTATTCAGCAACTGATCGTTAAGCAACTGCTGGCGGGCTATGAAGCGGCGGCGGCTCAGGCCTCAGCCCTGACCGATTATTATAATCAGACGGAAGAGAAGGGCCTGGCGCAACACGGCGGCAATATAGCCCGTGCCGATATCAACGGCCTCTTTAAGGAAATTCTTGCCAACCCGCAGGCGTTTGGTCTGACAAATACCGTAGGTATGGCCTGCCCGCCGGGCGTATCCGCCTCGGCGTGCTCCTCGACAATGCCGGGATTTAATGCATCGCAGGACTATCTGTTTGCCGATCATTTACATCCCGGTCCGCAGGTCCATACCATTATCGCGCAATATATCCAGTCGATCATTGCCGCGCCGGTACAGGCGACATACCTGAACCAAAGCGTTCAGTCGATGGCGCAAGGCAGTCGTACCACGCTTGACAGCCGTTATCAGCAGCTTCGTCAGGGGGAAAATCCTGTCGGTTCGCTGGGCATGTTCGGCGGCTACAGCGGGGGATATCAACGGTATGATAATAATGAGGCCGAGGGTCACGGTAATCATAATACTCTGACGGTTGGCGTCGATTATCAGCTTAACGAGCAGGTACTGCTGGGAGGGCTGATAGCCGGTTCTCTGGATAAGCAACGTCCTGACGATCATTATCGTTATGACGCCCGCGGTTTTCAGGCCGCCGTATTCAGCCATTTACGCGCCGGGCAGGCGTGGCTGGATGGCGATTTACACTATCTGTCCGCTAAATTCAGTAACATTCAGCGCAGTATAACGCTCGGTATGCTAAGACGCGTGGAAGAGGGCGAAACCAACGGTCGGCTATGGGGCGCGAGGTTAACCAGCGGTTACGATTTTGTCGTGATGCCGTGGTTAACGACCGGACCAATGCTGCAATATGCATGGGATTACAGCCACGTTAATGGTTATAGCGAGAAGCTCAATACCAGTACATCAATGCGTTTTGGCGACCAAAACGCCCACTCGCAGGTGGGTAGCGCTGGTTGGCGTCTGGATCTTCGCGACAGCGTCATTCATTCCTGGGCGCAGATTAATTATCGCCGCCAGTTTGGCGATGATACGTATGTGGCGAACGGCGGCCTTAAATCGACCGTGCTGACGTTTAGTCGCACCGGCAAAGCGCAGGATAAAAACTGGGTTGATATCGCGATTGGCGCAGATTTTCCGCTGTCGGCAACGGTATCCGCTTTCGCCGGGCTGGCGCAAACGGCAGGGTTAAGCGATGGCAATCAAACCCGTTATAACGTTGGGGTTAGCGCACGATTTTGA
- the mscM gene encoding Uncharacterized protein ybdG, with the protein MQELISQVEDLAGIEMNHTTSLVMIVGIIFLTAVVVHIILHWIVLRAFEKRASASSRLWLQIITQNKLFHRLAFTLQGIIVHIQAALWLQKSSGAEDILTICAQLWIMTYALLSLFSLLDVILNLSQKWPAASQLPLKGIFQGIKLIGAIIVGILMISLLIGQSPTILISGLGAMAAVLMLVFKDPILGLVAGIQLSANDMLKLGDWLEMPKYGADGAVIDIGLTTVKVRNWDNTITTIPTWSLVSDSFKNWSGMSASGGRRIKRSINIDATSIHFLDDDEKQRLLTTYLLKPYLTNRHQEIDEWNKQLDAPESALNHRRMTNIGTFRAYLNEYLRHHPRIRKDMTLMVRQLAPDDHGLPIEIYAFTNTVVWLEYESIQADIFDHIFAVVEEFGLRIHQTPTGSDIRALSGALTH; encoded by the coding sequence ATGCAGGAATTGATATCCCAGGTAGAAGATTTAGCGGGTATTGAAATGAATCACACCACGTCGCTGGTGATGATAGTGGGTATTATTTTTCTGACGGCTGTTGTCGTGCATATTATTTTGCACTGGATAGTACTGCGCGCTTTTGAAAAACGCGCCAGCGCCAGTTCCCGCCTGTGGCTGCAAATTATCACCCAGAATAAATTATTTCATCGTCTGGCTTTTACGCTGCAAGGCATCATTGTCCATATTCAGGCCGCACTCTGGCTACAAAAAAGCAGTGGGGCTGAGGATATCCTGACGATCTGCGCGCAGCTATGGATTATGACCTATGCCCTGCTGTCGTTATTTTCTCTGCTGGATGTAATTCTCAACCTGTCGCAAAAATGGCCCGCCGCCTCTCAACTGCCGCTAAAAGGAATATTTCAGGGCATTAAGCTGATCGGCGCGATTATTGTCGGCATTTTGATGATCTCACTGCTGATTGGCCAGTCACCGACGATTTTAATCAGCGGCCTGGGCGCGATGGCTGCCGTGTTAATGTTGGTCTTTAAAGACCCGATTCTTGGGCTGGTTGCCGGCATACAGCTTTCCGCCAACGATATGCTCAAACTGGGCGACTGGCTGGAGATGCCGAAATATGGCGCAGATGGCGCAGTCATTGATATTGGTTTAACCACGGTAAAAGTGCGCAACTGGGATAATACCATCACCACCATTCCCACCTGGTCGCTGGTTTCCGATTCCTTTAAAAACTGGAGCGGCATGTCTGCGTCCGGCGGACGCCGGATTAAACGCAGCATTAATATTGATGCGACCAGCATCCACTTCCTGGATGACGATGAAAAACAGCGACTGTTAACCACGTACCTGTTAAAGCCATACCTTACCAACCGTCATCAGGAGATCGATGAATGGAATAAACAGCTTGATGCGCCGGAATCAGCCTTAAATCACCGCCGCATGACCAATATCGGGACATTTCGCGCTTATCTGAACGAATATTTACGTCACCATCCGCGCATTCGTAAAGATATGACGCTGATGGTGCGCCAACTGGCGCCTGACGATCATGGTTTACCAATAGAGATCTATGCCTTTACCAATACCGTCGTGTGGCTGGAATATGAGAGCATTCAGGCCGACATTTTCGACCATATTTTTGCTGTAGTGGAAGAGTTCGGCTTGCGCATCCATCAGACGCCGACCGGCAGTGATATTCGTGCGCTGTCAGGGGCATTAACGCATTAA
- the pheP gene encoding phenylalanine-specific permease: MKNASTASGASVSDAASKNEPTLQRGLQNRHIQLIALGGAIGTGLFLGIGPAIQMAGPAVLLGYGVAGIIAFLIMRQLGEMVVEEPVSGSFAHFAWKYWGPFAGFLSGWNYWAMFVLVGMAELTAAGIYMQYWLPGVPTWIWAAAFFIIINAVNLVNVRLYGETEFWFALIKVLAIIGMIGFGLWLLFSGHGGEHASIDNLWRYDGFFATGWHGLLLSLAVIMFSFGGLELIGITAAEARDPQKTIPKAVNQVVYRILLFYIGSLVVLLALYPWVEVKSNSSPFVMIFHNLDSNVVASALNFVILVASLSVYNSGVYSNSRMLFGLSVQGNAPKFLTRVSHRGVPVNSLMLSGAITSLVVLLNYLLPQKAFSLLMALVVATLLLNWIMICLAHLRFRAAMRRQGRETQFKALLYPVGNYLCIAFLALILVLMCTMDDMRLSAILLPVWIVFLFIVFKVLRRKTR; the protein is encoded by the coding sequence GTGAAAAACGCGTCAACTGCATCCGGCGCCAGCGTGTCGGATGCCGCGTCGAAGAATGAACCGACGCTTCAGCGGGGGTTGCAAAACCGTCATATTCAGCTCATTGCGCTGGGCGGCGCCATTGGCACCGGACTGTTTCTGGGCATCGGCCCGGCGATTCAGATGGCGGGGCCGGCTGTTTTGTTGGGCTACGGCGTTGCCGGGATTATCGCTTTTCTTATTATGCGCCAGTTGGGTGAAATGGTCGTGGAGGAGCCGGTTTCCGGATCGTTTGCCCACTTCGCCTGGAAATATTGGGGGCCGTTTGCGGGCTTTTTGTCGGGCTGGAACTATTGGGCCATGTTTGTGCTGGTCGGGATGGCGGAGCTGACCGCGGCGGGCATCTATATGCAGTACTGGCTGCCTGGCGTACCAACGTGGATATGGGCGGCGGCGTTTTTTATTATCATTAATGCCGTGAATCTGGTGAACGTACGTTTGTATGGCGAAACGGAATTCTGGTTCGCGCTGATTAAAGTGCTGGCGATTATCGGCATGATAGGTTTTGGTCTGTGGCTGCTATTTTCCGGTCACGGCGGTGAACATGCCAGTATTGATAACCTTTGGCGTTATGACGGCTTCTTCGCTACCGGCTGGCATGGTTTGCTTCTGTCGCTGGCGGTGATTATGTTTTCTTTTGGCGGACTGGAGCTGATCGGTATTACCGCAGCGGAAGCGCGCGATCCGCAAAAAACTATCCCGAAAGCAGTTAATCAGGTGGTATACCGTATTTTACTGTTCTACATTGGTTCGCTGGTGGTTTTGCTGGCGCTCTATCCGTGGGTGGAGGTGAAATCCAACAGTAGCCCCTTTGTAATGATCTTCCATAATCTGGACAGTAATGTGGTAGCGTCGGCGCTGAATTTCGTTATTCTGGTCGCGTCGCTATCGGTGTATAACAGCGGCGTTTATTCAAATAGCCGAATGCTGTTTGGCCTGTCTGTACAAGGTAATGCGCCGAAATTTTTAACCCGTGTCAGCCATCGCGGCGTGCCGGTGAACTCGCTGATGCTTTCCGGGGCGATTACTTCGCTGGTGGTACTGCTAAACTATCTGCTGCCGCAGAAAGCGTTTAGCCTGTTGATGGCGCTGGTTGTCGCGACGTTATTGTTGAACTGGATAATGATCTGTCTCGCGCATTTACGTTTTCGCGCGGCGATGCGCCGTCAAGGGCGCGAAACGCAATTTAAGGCGCTGCTCTATCCCGTCGGAAACTATTTATGCATTGCGTTTCTGGCGCTGATTCTGGTGTTAATGTGTACCATGGACGATATGCGATTGTCGGCAATTTTACTGCCGGTATGGATTGTTTTTCTGTTTATCGTGTTTAAGGTGCTGCGCCGTAAGACCCGTTAA
- a CDS encoding Putative ATPase involved in DNA repair, whose protein sequence is MNKIIKRLEIIKSAIELEDEEIIRQQLIYLKNEPQDAVISAIAQAIEARRFSDAMQEISAWLQAQRALSTWQDPSIAASKLELKALEAQLRDLIDKRNARVQVLDDFNDLYHLRLGPLMSRILELRKQLAVSMQRKHEAEIKRREKDYQSCLQFISQAVDQLAALKQQWTGLNAASRESVGIRQRIQQQTELITALLAEIRELEADFSHQDDSASRQAQENAEQDYHQYQEQQQEAQFRYARDQRLSADERSELKRLWRQASRLCHPDVVADELKEKAHQMMVQLNQARQNADLAAIRALLNQLQSGLEPMMASDRLNNLEHLRHKIRQLRMQIDALLQEITQLETENAWRLASSVTDKEAYFSEQERALTEIRNTLEAQVQQVEQELLTG, encoded by the coding sequence ATGAATAAGATCATTAAACGTTTAGAGATTATCAAAAGCGCCATCGAACTTGAGGACGAAGAGATTATCCGTCAGCAGCTCATCTACTTGAAAAATGAGCCGCAGGATGCCGTAATCAGCGCGATTGCCCAGGCGATTGAAGCTCGTCGTTTCAGTGACGCCATGCAAGAGATCTCCGCCTGGCTACAGGCCCAACGGGCGCTCTCGACGTGGCAAGATCCCTCTATCGCCGCCAGTAAACTGGAGCTGAAAGCGCTTGAGGCTCAACTTCGCGATCTGATTGACAAACGAAATGCGCGCGTACAAGTTCTCGACGATTTTAACGACCTCTATCATCTGCGTCTCGGGCCGTTGATGAGCCGTATCCTGGAGTTGCGTAAACAGCTCGCCGTAAGTATGCAGCGCAAGCACGAAGCTGAAATAAAACGCCGGGAAAAGGATTATCAATCCTGCTTGCAATTTATTTCCCAGGCTGTGGATCAACTGGCAGCGTTAAAACAGCAGTGGACAGGATTGAATGCCGCCTCGCGGGAGTCGGTGGGAATCCGCCAGCGAATCCAGCAACAGACGGAGTTAATCACCGCGTTGCTGGCGGAAATTCGTGAACTGGAGGCTGATTTTTCCCATCAGGACGATAGCGCCTCCCGCCAGGCGCAGGAAAACGCGGAACAGGACTATCACCAGTACCAGGAGCAACAGCAGGAAGCGCAATTCCGCTACGCCCGCGATCAACGTTTGTCGGCTGACGAACGCAGTGAATTAAAACGTCTGTGGCGCCAGGCCAGTCGCCTGTGCCATCCTGATGTGGTCGCTGATGAACTGAAAGAAAAAGCGCACCAGATGATGGTACAGCTCAATCAGGCGCGACAGAATGCCGATCTGGCGGCAATTCGAGCGCTATTGAATCAGTTGCAAAGCGGTCTGGAACCGATGATGGCAAGCGACAGGCTGAATAACCTGGAACATTTGCGCCATAAAATACGTCAGCTCCGCATGCAAATCGACGCGCTGTTGCAAGAGATTACGCAACTGGAAACGGAAAACGCCTGGCGGCTCGCCTCTTCCGTTACGGATAAGGAAGCTTATTTCTCCGAGCAGGAACGGGCGCTAACCGAAATTCGCAATACGCTGGAGGCGCAGGTTCAACAGGTGGAACAGGAACTTCTGACAGGGTAG